TTGCCTTTGAATATGCCACCGCTTTGGCTAAGTCAGAAATTTCACTTTTTAACTTATTACCTTGTGGATGCTTTGGTAAAGGGAAAGGATGTATATTTTCCTTCTGATTCAGGTGGGTAACTAAGCCTTTATCCTGTAATTCCCGGAGTAAATGGGTGCCAAAAAATCCGTCCTCTTGCATAGCTTTTAGCTTTGGCCCTGCGTTTGCAAGGAAATCATCCCACATTGGCCTATCTATAGCGGCATCTAAAAAAGCAAGCTGCACACCTTCACCCATGGCTTTTTGTGGGGTAATGCGCTCGCTGGATGAAGGGGTAACTTCACTGGAAGACTTCCATTCTTGTGTAGGGCTTCCGGTAAAGCTGCTAATAGTATTCGTAAATGTATCTGATGGTAAGCTGTATAAGGTGCATGGAGCCTTTTCTGTTTCTTTCTTCCAGCGCTCATGATTAGTAAACAATCCAACATTTTGCCCGTTGCCGGATACAACACTAATCATGTCTTTCGTTTTTAAGGAGTATAGTAACGACATTTGGCGATCATCTGAGGCGAACACAAGGTCCTGTGGCCCTTTTGTAAATTGACCATTTGCATCACCCGTGTTGGGTCGCGGTTGGAACGTGCCTTCTACACCAGCACATGAGCCGTGGTAAAGAACTGAGGGCTTAGTATGAATATTGGATGATTTTGCCATGTTGTTTATTTTTTCATGCAGCTATCTGATGTTGCATTGTAGTGTTTTCTTGAAAGAAAGCAATTTACTTCACTTTTGCTTTTAACATATAGAGTGTTTCTAATGCCTGTTTGGGCGTTAATTCATCCGGATTAATGGCTTTCAGGGTTTCTTCGGTTAATGAAGGCTCGGCCTCTTGCGGTTCGGGTGTAGCGGCGTGAGCGAAGAGGGGCATGGTGTCGGCCAGATTCGTTTTGTTGGCTTCCAAATCTTTTAAAATCGCACTGGCGCGGGTAATCACTGCTTTGGGCAGCCCTGCGAGTTTGGCAACGTGAATGCCGTAGGATCTATCAGCAGCACCTGCCACCACTTCATGCAAAAATACCACTTCGCCTTTCCATTCTTTCACCTTCATGCTGTGCGGCGAAAGCGCTGATAATGTCTCACGCAGGGTGGTGAGTTCGTGGTAATGCGTGGCAAACAGGGCACGACAGGCATTAGCATTGTGCAAATGCTCCACCACCGCCCATGCGATAGAAAGGCCATCATAGGTGGCAGTGCCACGACCAATTTCATCTAGAATCACCAGTGAGCGTGCGCTGGCATTGTTGAGGATCGTGGCGGTTTCCACCATTTCCACCATAAAGGTACTGCGCCCCCGCGCCAGATCATCGGCAGCGCCAACACGGCTAAATAGCTTATCTACCACGCCAATATGGGCTTCATTCGCAGGTACATAACTACCAATTTGCGCCATAATGGCAATGAGCGCGTTCTGGCGCAAAAAAGTCGATTTACCTGCCATATTCGGCCCGGTAAGCAGCCATAATCGCTGCGCCTCAGTCAAATTACAATGGTTACCCACAAAACCATGCTCGTTATTTTGCTGCAAGTGCGCTTCCACCACCGGATGCCGTCCATTCTGAATATCGAAGGCGAGAGATTCGTCAATGCGCGGGCGGCAATAAAGCTGCTGCTGTGCAAGCAGAGCGTGACTGGCGGCAACGTCTAATCCGGCCATTGCCCGTGCCGCCTGAGTAATGGCTTCCGCTGCCTCATGTGTTTTTTGCACCAGCGTTTCAAAAATCTCATTTTCAATGTGCTGTACTTTGGTGGCGGCTTCACTGATATTGCGTTCCAACTCCGAAAGTTCCACGGTGGTATAGCGCATATTATTAGCGAGGCTCTGCCGGTGAATAAAGCTTTCCAATGTTTTTTTCTCATGCATCGAGGTGATTTCTATAAAATACCCTAAAACATTATTGTGCTTTATTTTTAGGCCATTGATACCAGTCTCATCCTGATAGCGTTTTTGTAGCTGGGCGATTACGTGTCGCGCTTCGTCACGTAGATTACGAAAATTATCCAGCCCGCCATGATAGCCTTTGCGGATAAATCCACCATCACGGGCAAGGAGAGGAACATCCTCCTCCAACGCGCTACGCAGGGTATTAATTTGTTGTTCAAAATTTCCAAGGCGGCTGCGATAATGCTCCAGCAATTGCGGCAAAGGGGCAGAAACAGAGTTAAGCAATAGCTTGATTTTTTGTGCGGCCAGCAATCCACTCAGAATTGCCAGTAAATCTCGTGGTCCACCACGTCCCAGACAGAGTCGCGATAACGCCCGTTCTAAATCGGGACATTCCCGCAGGCAATCCCGGATATCATCGCGAAGATGCACCTCTTTTAACAAATACTCCACTGCATTGAGACGTTCAGTAATAAAGATTGGCTCGGTGAGGGGGGTAGAGAGATGTTGCGCCAGCAGGCGCGCCCCCGCTGCGCTGATCGTGTGATCCATTACCGAAAGCAAACTGCCTTTGCGTTGTCCGGTCAAAGTAGCCACCAGCTCCAGATTGGTACGGGTGGCGGCATCTATCGCCATAAAGTGGTTGCTGGTTTCTTTGGTTGGCGCATCCAGCCGTGGCAGGGTGAGTTTTTGCGTCAGCCGAACATAATCCAGCAGGGCGCCGCAAGCAGCAATATCAGCGCGGGTCAGGGCGCCAAAGCTATCCAGCACCGCCAGTTGATATTCTTCTTTCAGTAAGCGCTCGCCTTTGCGACTATCAAAGAAACTGGTGGGTTGTATGGTAAGTCGTGCATTATATTCGTGCCATAATTCATGATGTTCAGCATCGTGAAACAGTGGCTCGGCGATGATAATTTCTTTGGGTTGAAGCCGCGCTAATTCCATGGGCAGTGCGCGGGGCGAGAGTTCCATCACATGAAAATCTCCAGTAGAAATATCCACCCATGCCAGCGCCCAGTCATTGCTGATTTTGGCAATGGCGACCAGATAATTTGCTGCGCGGGCATCTAATAATGTGTCTTCTGTAATTGTTCCAGGAGTAACAATGCGTACCACTTCGCGGCGCACTACCGATTTATTGCCGCGTTTTTTAGCTTCGGCAGGGTTTTCGGTTTGTTCGCAAATCGCAACTTTTTGTCCTTTAGCAATAAGGCGCTCCAAATACCCGTCAGAACTATGCACCGGCACTCCGCACATGGGAATATCCTCGCCTGCATGTTTGCCGCGTTTTGTAAGTGCAATATCTAAAAGCTGCGCTGCTTTTTTTGCATCATCAAAAAAAAGTTCATAAAAATCACCCATACGATAGAACAGCATATATTCGCTATGCTGCTGCTTTATAGTCAGATATTGCTGCATCATGGGGGTGGCTTCGGCAATATGTGCCAAGGCTTTTTCTGCGCTATTGGGTGCAGTTGCCGCCTCGTTTTGCATAGTTTGCTGTGCCAAATTACTGGTTTTCATGGGGCAATTATCAATCTACAACGCGATTTTACTGGCAAATATGCGCGTTTTTCGGTTATTAGTTACTACTCACGTCACTCCTCCAAGTGCTGTGAATAGAAAATAGCCATAAGCGGGCAAACCCGCAATCGTTAAAACACAACTTAATGTGATGCACAGGAACAATTCGCATGTCCGACCAGCTCAAAATTACCGATGAAGAAGCCCTTGCCTTTCATAGTGAAGGTAAACCCGGCAAATTAGAAATTAATGCCACTAAACCACTCATGACCCAGCGCGATCTTTCGCTGGGATATTCACCTGGCGTGGCTGTCCCCTGTTTGAAGATTCAAGAAGATCCCAACAGTGCCTATGACTACACCGCACGGGGAAACTTTGTGGCGGTTATTTCTAATGGTACTGCTGTATTGGGGCTAGGAAATCTTGGCGCATTAGCTTCTAAGCCGGTAATGGAAGGGAAAGCCATTCTGTTTAAGCGTTTTGCTGATATTGATGGCATCGACATAGAAGTAGATACGGAAGACGCAGAAGAATTTATTAATTGCGTACGTTTGCTGGGCCCAAGCTGGGGCGGCATCAACCTTGAAGACATCGCCGCACCGGATTGTTTTATAATCGAGCAACGGTTGCGCGAAATGATGGATATTCCGGTATTTCACGATGACCAGCATGGTACTGCTATCATTACCGCTGCCGGAATGCTCAATGCCGCGCATTTGACCGGACGCAAGTTTGAAGATATGAAAATCGTTGTTCTAGGCGCAGGTTCTGCAGGTATTGCCTGTCTTGAACTGCTTAAAACCATGGGTGTGCAGCAGGATAATGCATTGCTGCTTGACCGTCAGGGTGTCATATATAAAGGCCGTGAAGGGGGGATGAACCAATGGAAATCTGCCCATGCCGCCAATACGGATAAGCGCACATTGGCCGATGCTATGGAGGGGGCAGATGTGTTTTTGGGTCTGGCCTCCAAAGATGCGATAACGCCCGAAATGGTAAAATCCATGGCGCCTAACCCAATTATATTTGCGATGGCAAATCCCGATCCCGAAATTCGCCCCGAAGTGGCCAAAGAAGTTCGCCCTGATGCAATTATTGCGACCGGACGCTCCGATTATCCCAATCAGGTAAACAATGTGATGGGCTTTCCTTACATTTTCCGTGGGGCGCTGGATGTTCGCGCTTCTCAGATTAATGAAGCCATGAAAATTGCTTGCGCTGAAGCCTTGGCGAAACTGGCGCGTGAAGAAGTGCCAGATGAAGTAACCGCAGCTTATGGCCGCAAAATGAAATTTGGACCGGATTATATCATTCCCGCACCGTTTGATCCGCGACTTATCACCACCATTCCAGCCGCAGTAGC
The Alphaproteobacteria bacterium genome window above contains:
- the mutS gene encoding DNA mismatch repair protein MutS, giving the protein MKTSNLAQQTMQNEAATAPNSAEKALAHIAEATPMMQQYLTIKQQHSEYMLFYRMGDFYELFFDDAKKAAQLLDIALTKRGKHAGEDIPMCGVPVHSSDGYLERLIAKGQKVAICEQTENPAEAKKRGNKSVVRREVVRIVTPGTITEDTLLDARAANYLVAIAKISNDWALAWVDISTGDFHVMELSPRALPMELARLQPKEIIIAEPLFHDAEHHELWHEYNARLTIQPTSFFDSRKGERLLKEEYQLAVLDSFGALTRADIAACGALLDYVRLTQKLTLPRLDAPTKETSNHFMAIDAATRTNLELVATLTGQRKGSLLSVMDHTISAAGARLLAQHLSTPLTEPIFITERLNAVEYLLKEVHLRDDIRDCLRECPDLERALSRLCLGRGGPRDLLAILSGLLAAQKIKLLLNSVSAPLPQLLEHYRSRLGNFEQQINTLRSALEEDVPLLARDGGFIRKGYHGGLDNFRNLRDEARHVIAQLQKRYQDETGINGLKIKHNNVLGYFIEITSMHEKKTLESFIHRQSLANNMRYTTVELSELERNISEAATKVQHIENEIFETLVQKTHEAAEAITQAARAMAGLDVAASHALLAQQQLYCRPRIDESLAFDIQNGRHPVVEAHLQQNNEHGFVGNHCNLTEAQRLWLLTGPNMAGKSTFLRQNALIAIMAQIGSYVPANEAHIGVVDKLFSRVGAADDLARGRSTFMVEMVETATILNNASARSLVILDEIGRGTATYDGLSIAWAVVEHLHNANACRALFATHYHELTTLRETLSALSPHSMKVKEWKGEVVFLHEVVAGAADRSYGIHVAKLAGLPKAVITRASAILKDLEANKTNLADTMPLFAHAATPEPQEAEPSLTEETLKAINPDELTPKQALETLYMLKAKVK
- a CDS encoding NADP-dependent malic enzyme translates to MSDQLKITDEEALAFHSEGKPGKLEINATKPLMTQRDLSLGYSPGVAVPCLKIQEDPNSAYDYTARGNFVAVISNGTAVLGLGNLGALASKPVMEGKAILFKRFADIDGIDIEVDTEDAEEFINCVRLLGPSWGGINLEDIAAPDCFIIEQRLREMMDIPVFHDDQHGTAIITAAGMLNAAHLTGRKFEDMKIVVLGAGSAGIACLELLKTMGVQQDNALLLDRQGVIYKGREGGMNQWKSAHAANTDKRTLADAMEGADVFLGLASKDAITPEMVKSMAPNPIIFAMANPDPEIRPEVAKEVRPDAIIATGRSDYPNQVNNVMGFPYIFRGALDVRASQINEAMKIACAEALAKLAREEVPDEVTAAYGRKMKFGPDYIIPAPFDPRLITTIPAAVAQAAMDSGVARKPIENMHKYKQELQARRDPTANTMSLMFDKLKAQPQRMIFAEGEEEKVIRAAIQWRDNGYGEPILVGRVEKIEEAMKIMGVTDAEGIRIANALVDDEHVEDYIEFLYKKLQRQGFLHRDIVRMVKNDRNIFASCMLACGQGDGMVTGLTRNYTRSLENVRMVIPARNNDVVFGLSVLMAKGRTVFIADTTVNELPDAEELADIAIASAEKARQMGQEPRVALLSFSNFGNPMREKAQRIRDAVKILDERKVDFVYEGEMSPDVALSKEMLALYPFSRLKEPANVLVMPALHSAAIASTMLHELGDVSEIGPILMGLEKPVQITPMGSSVSEVITQAALAAIDAIENRKQTELLPLEPAKKVAG